Below is a window of Macadamia integrifolia cultivar HAES 741 chromosome 8, SCU_Mint_v3, whole genome shotgun sequence DNA.
CTTGGGCAGGTGTTGAACCTTGAACAACATATCGATTCAACTGGAGAATACCTTAGGCGACCAGCTCGTGTGGAAGATTATCTCCACAACATTGCGAGAAGGGTGTCCCTCCGGCAGCTCGTTTGCATTGGGAATAAGGGTTCCGGCTTTCGGGAAGTACGTGTGGAGACAGTGCGTTGGACCCGATTTGATGGGTTCAAACTGGCTTCAGCTTTTCTGAGTTCTCCTGAGTGTCTCATATTGGGTTGGGTGGGCGGCGATGGTGGGTTTGATTTCCTGGGCTTCTTCTTGGTGGTGTCGACCACGTCCTTGAGGTTATAAACTCTCTTTCTACAACTCGAAGACGCGCTCAGATGGTTGAGTTGATTAGGGTTTGGATGGTAAACATCTTCGAAGGCTCTCAATTTGCATTGCAACAATTTGACCCAACCAGTCACCgggtgaaagaaatagaaattattacaatggtattttaggtacttcatattaaataagggcattttgatatttaaaataaaatattattattgacatcaacatatataatatattccTTAATAGTGATTGACAataggggtctgagtctaatttggtaaaacagaAATGGTGATTTTATAATTGTGGATTCTCCAGAGAGCGGCGTTGTAAATACCCTTTTATttatgtgtgtgagagagagagagagaaagctcaGGCCTCACAACACAttgctttccatttttttattctttgttagTAAAAAACCATACGGTGTACTTTGGATATTATTGGTTTTCTTACTAGTATTAGTAGTACCTTTGTATtgtatggggtttttttttttttttttggtgagaatGTACAGTTTGTCTACACCATATAATCCCTGAAAAAAGGTTAGAAAGAGGGAATAATCTCCACGTAATCATGCATGGTGATGATCACCATATGGCATACAAAAACAAAAGCTCCATTGACAAGGTAAATTGTTTTTCTGTGCAATCCTCTCATGAGGCAAATATTATTCTTCTATATTAGGCAAAAAGGTAtataaaaaagtgaaaaatcCAAATAAGAGGATTCCTAGAACCCACAATTTGATTAAGAAGTTGCCCATTTTGCTATCCCATGAGCATAAAGTGCTCTTTGCTCTACAAATTAAGTGGGATTTTTGAATTTCATGTGATTTTCCATACATACTTAAGAATGAGGGTGGTCCTCACGCAGTGATGAGATAAGACCTTAAAAATTAGGATTCGACTCCTTTTTATAGAGtttaaagaatcaaaaagtgaTCCTATGATTAGAGGGACTTGGGCACACGTCTCAAGATCACCACATAAATTGGATCACTATTTGATCTCTTGCTTCTATCGAAAGGGATCCTATATGACAGTGCGGGAAAAGCTTTTACAAGTGACACATGGGATAAGATACCATTTCCTTCCACTTGATTGTAGACAAGTGATATACACACATCCTAGTGAGAGACGAGATTTTGATTTGGTGATTGTGAAGTCCGTCAGTCGGACCGCTGAGACTCATCTATGATTTACGCTCAAGGGGAATTGGAACAGAGAAAGAGGGATAGGGGAATTAGGTGGGATTTTTGAATTTCATGTGATTTTCTATACATACTTAAGGATGAGGGTGGTCCTCAAGCGGTGATGAGATAAGGCCTTCAAAATTAGGATTTGACTCCTTTTCATAGAGTTCAAAGGATCAAAGAATGATCCTATGATTAGAGGGACCTAGGCACACGTCTCAAGATCACCACAATCATCGGATCACTATCTGATCTCTTGCTTCTATAGAAAGGAATCCTATATGACAGGAAAAGCTTTTACAGGTGTCACATGGGACAAGATACCATTTTCTTCCACTTGATTATAGACAAGTGAAATACATGCGTCCTAGTGGAAGATGAGATTTTGATTTGGTGATTGTGAAGTCCGTCAGTCAGACCGCGGAGACTCATCTATGATTTACGCTCGAGGGGAATTGGGACAGAGAGATAGGGAGAGGGGAATATGGTTAGATTGCCACGTTGGCAAATCTTTTattcttctctctcatcttccGTGTGACATGGCCAATCCTCAAACACTTAAAACCACGAAAGCGGCCTCATAAGAGTAGAGACATCAATACTCAGCCGTTAGACCCCCGAGACTCGTTTAGGATTTACGCACGAGGGGAATTGGGCAGAGAAAGAGGTGGAGGGGAATAAGGTTAGGTTGCCACGTATGCGCTGGcaaatctttcttcttctctctccatgTGACATGGCCAACCCTACAACGGACTGATAAGGGTAGAGACGCCAATCCTTAGCCGTTTGACTCTCGAGAGAGTGGGGCAGGGAATAGGGTTGGCAAaaccttttctttctctctctcatcttccgTGTGACGTGGCCAACGCTCAAAACACTTGAAACAAACAAAAGCGGCCTGATAAGAGTAGAGACACCAATGCTCAGCCGTTAGATCTCATCATCCAAAAAACGATACCATTTCCTTCCACTTGATTGGAGGCAACTGTCAAATGAGAGACGAGATTTGGATTTGGTGATTGTGAAGTCCGTCAGTCAGGCCCCGCTGAGAGTCTGAGACTCGTTTGCCGTTTGGTTTtacatttttttggtaaaactcgTCTGGTTTTACGTGCGAGGGgaattgggagagagagagagagttcttttCTCTCATCTTGCGTGTGACGTGGCCAACCCTCAATCACTAGAAACCAGAAAAAGAGGCCTAAGAAGAGTGGAGAGACACTAATCCTCGGCCGTTGGATCTCATCATCCTTCCTACTAAAAATCATGATTTTAATTTGTcctgttttgttttgttgttgtGTCTCCTTCCACTTTGGGCGGGGGCTAAATCTCTGGTCGTCGCCGGAACTTTAGCGCACGTTAGCCAAAACATAGTATATTATAGAAAAGAACGGAAGCATAGAGAACTTCATTAAAGTGAAAGCTAAGAAGGCGAGGAGGCGAGGCTCATacctctatctctctcccaGTCTCCACCAACACTTTTCTGGTTCTGCTCGTCGACTGGACCTCAGAGAACTCAGGACTAAGCAGTAAGCACTCGACGAGCTGAACCGATCAGTCTCTGTTTTCGTGAATCAGCTTGAGCTTGAGCTTCACCAACGCAACGCAACGCAAGTCCTCTTCATTCTCCTAATAATTAGGTACTTAAAGTTCCTCTTTGTTCAGTATTCGGACGGTAGCGTCTGAatttctgtgttttttttttaagctttaaTTAAATCGAATACCTAACACCCCTTTTTGTTTGGAAGAAAATGGATAGAGGTAACATGCGCTGTCTCTGTTATCAGTATTTAGGTTTTATCTAATAAGAGCTGAGGCCAGTCTCCGGTTCcgatctggatgaagaaacccTATTCTATCTCTGCCTCTCCAGATAGCAGAGGGATAAGAGTTCTCTTAGGCGAGATGAATTAGTGGGTTTTCAAGTTTCTCGTGAACCTGATCTTAATAAAATTATTCTGATGGGCGCCGACTTTGATGAGCCATAGCCTTGCCAACGAGGAGGTTCATTCTCTGCTACTTTTCTGGGTTATTAGGTGTATCATTTGTTGGCACAATTGGAGCTGATAGTATTCTATTTTCTTATCACATGGGCGTGTTTGTGTTTGTTCTATTTTCTTATGACATGGGGGTGTCTGTGTTTTAAGTTTACGATTTCATGAGATTATCCAGTTTGTTTGGATTCAATCGTTCAAACTGACTGCATCGCGATggaggggagggagggaagTCCTCACAGCAAAGAGGGCAACGTTGGTGGCGGGAGTAACAATAAGATTCCTTTTCTAGATCGCAGCAAAGTTAGAATACTCTTGTGTGATAACGATGCTAAGAGCTCAGATGAAGTTTTCTCACTTCTGTGCAAGTGCTCATATCAAGGTATTCTGGCATTCATTGCATTGTTGCTTTTATCACATAAAAGATTGTTATTCATGGTGTgcgcttttgttttttttttagtcagaGTTGATTTTCGCCATGTTGTCGTGGAGATTTTTTTCTAGTTTGTTATATTCTAAATTTGCATACTTTCATGTACATGGAGCTGGATTAGGAAGATGTTCTATAATGTTTTAATGTCCCTAAAGAACTTTTGGTCTTCATAATACTCACAAGTGGTTTACTACATCTCACAAATGCATACTCAAGCCATGTTTTGTAGCTTGTATATTTTCAGCATTTACAGGCAGTTAGGTCCTATGCTTCTGAATATTTACTGTTCTGTTGCATGAATTGTACAAGGACCATCTATTTTCACCTTTAGAAGGAGGCATACCCTATATCAGTTCTTTTACTGTGACTGGGCCCTGTTTCTGGATACCTTTGTGCTAGTAAAGCATGATCAACGTTCCcccatatatattatattatgtgCATTAAAACAGGCTTTGCAATgtatctcttttatttaatcTAAATGCTCCATTCAAGTTAGACTTTTTCCTCTAATAAAACTCCAAATTGAGGGGGAAGAATATCAGCTATGCCTAAACCTAAATCTAGAGATGTCTTACAATATGCATACTAATATGAATATCCATTATCTCAGTAACTTCAGTGAGGACGGCTAGGCAGGTGATTGATGCACTTAATGCAGAGGGGCCTGACATAGATATAATACTTACTGAAGTTGACCTTCCAATAGCGAAAGGCTTTAAGTTATTGAAGTACATTATGCGTGACAAGGGCTTGCGGCGTATTCCAATTATAAGTGAGCTCATTTCATATTCTTATTTATGTTTCCACCATTTCTTATTCatgtttcctttccttttcataGACTTTAGATTGATTCTTcttgttctatttttccatgtCAGTGATGTCTGCTCAAGATGAGGTTTCTGTTGTTGTCAAGTGCCTAAGACTTGGAGCAGCTGACTATCTTGTGAGGCCATTACGCACTAATGAACTATTGAACCTGTGGACTCACATGTGGAGAAGAAGGCACATGGTTTGATCTCCTGAACCTGATTCTATTGACATTTAGCTGTTTTGGCATTTGAGTTTTagtattttcttcaaattttattATGGATGGGAATCTAAGGTGTATAATTAGAACTAAAGAAGGAAGGTTTATCATTAGAGAGGGTGGGCCTTGGTGCAACAGTAAGGTTTGCcccattgtgaccaagtggtcatgGGTTTGAGTCAGGACACTGTCTCTCCGCAAAGTGGGGGTAAgactgtgtacattatgaccttccCCAAACCCTatagtggtgggagcctcgtgcactgggtacgccctttttgaAGTTTTATCATTAGAACACATGTAACTTTGGAGCATAGGAGGATGGTGGGGTCCATTGTTCTGTGGGTCTATGGGGATCTTCAATGCTAAAGGAATGATGTAGTTCAATAATTTGATTGTTATGTTATTAAAAATTTTCCCTGTTATCTGCCATTTATTATCTGATAACCCAGGCCAACTTGCATATGCGACcaattccattatttttgtATCCTTGGACTCTTAGCTATTTGGTAATCTTAGAGTTCCTTCTTGGATTATTAAGAAATTAATCACTATATTTATTTGTGTTGACAGCTTGGATTGGCAGAGAAGAACATCTTGAATTATGATTTCGATCTGGTAGGGTCAGACCCCAGTGATGCGAATACCAACAGCACACCAATGTTCTCAGATGACACTGATGACAAGTCTAGGAGGATTGCGCTACCAGAGATGAGTGTGTCAAATCATCAGGAAGATGAGGCAAGTATTATTGAGAAATGAAATTTGTGAATCCATAGCTTCTTTGGTACCTCAAATGAATTCTGCTGCCTTCCTTGCAATCCTTTAGTTCAGACCCTGCTTATACGACCATTCGGGGCCTTTTTAAGTTATGACAAAAGGTGTGTGGTTTAATCAAGGTTCAAGAATTCGTTTTGTTTCGGTGGTTTCAAAAGCACCAGAATGTCGAAATGGTGTACTTTTTCCCATTTGTTACGCTGGCCATTTCGGGGGGCTAATGGTTGAAATAGCCGAAATTAGCAAAATGAGTGAAACGAAATGACCGAGATGGCCGAAACTCAGACATAGTGCATTTTTTGGGGCCGAAATGAGcaaaatttcaaaacaaaatgaCCTGAATGTGACCAAGATGACCAAAATATAACCGAAATTATGTATTTTTATATTTCGTATGCCATTTCGtctcggtaaaaaaaaaaaccgaaatatCCGAGATTTCGGCGAGTTTTCAAACCTTGCATTTAACATTAGTTTGTTGATCTGGGAATCAGATGGAGAAGGTTTCCTCTGTTATCCTGTAGGttttaattttctctttgtTCACCATGGTGTGTCTAACAGTGGTCTCACCTGTTGTCCTTTCTCCATTACGAAAGAAATCAGTTTAGTGGGGGGCACCAATAGATAGATTGTATATTATGAGAAGCCTATTTAGTTGGATATCCTAACCATCAAATACAATTATTTTTCATTGTGGTCAAGATAAatgattatatattttttcagtGACCCCATCTGCttgaagggatttttttttccctctctctctctatatcagAATACAAGAAGTGATCCCCATTATTCTTACATTCAGGATTGGTGAGCATGTGCACCATGAATAGGAAATTCTGGGATGCTATGTCGTTATTTATCATAATAACCCCTGCGATATTTGCAAGAAATCATGGATATTGTATTGTGGCAAACCTAGGGTTATCACTTTGTTCCTAGCAAAACATATATCCCTCTTAACTTTACCGGAAGAGGTTGAATTCGTAACTCATTCGTCTCAAGATATTGCCCTTTAATTCTTTTATGAAGTTCAAGGAATTCCACAAACAGGGGTATCCGCTTAAGAGTTGAAGTACAATGGTAGTGAAGTAGATTTAGTTTAATcttaattgataattttttgTTGCTGATTTCATTAGTGGAGTATGTTTTTGTTATCGTCAGTCATATCTTCCCTATTCTCATCATCTTCCTGgatttctggttttgtttaatCAGCGTCTTTATGTCACCTTTTCAGTGCAATATGGATACCGGTGTAGAGCCTCCACTGAATAATTCATTGGAATGTCACCCCGATGTGCCATTGATTAGTGACCGGCGAACAGGTAAACATCTACAAATATTTATACACTTGGTTGTAGTATTTGCCATTGGTTTCATTTTCTTAATAATccactcttttttttgggggggggggtgggggtaaaCATTCTCTTTACtccattttcttcctctttttattcAAAACTTGGGAGAAGTGGACCCTTTAATATATGTAACACAGAAATTTTCACATTTTGTAGCCAACATGCTTATTGACAACTGCTGTGCACTTTTTGTAGTTATCCTCTTAtaaataaaactgaaaataatgagaaggatggagaaaTTGAGATTTCCGGTTGGGAAGAAGAATATAAATATATCTGATGGTGTGAGAGAAACAGTTCAGTATATGTGGTCAATCAACATATGGTCTGTTTCTGTCCAATGGTTGGAATTGTGACAATAGCCTTCAACTGATTTGATGGCTGAAAATACGAAGTGAGAAGATCCACACATGTGTGTATGCAATTTGAAGAGAAGGGGCTGGGGGAACTTTGGAGACTGATTACTTGTAAATTTCTGGGACATTATTTTCCATGAACACTCTCTCTTGCACACACTCACACATAAACATACACTTAACGCATGTTTGTATGAATAGGCTTTTAGGTATCTCCTTGTCGTTGCAACCTTCCTCCAAAAGAAATAAGTTAAATTAATTTGGTGATTTTTTCAGGTCAAATAGCATCATACCCACAGAAGAGCGAACTTAAGGTTGGTGAGTCTTCAGCCTTCTTTACATATGTAAAGTCAAGCATACGGGCAAACAACTCTCAACGGGTTAGCTGTGTAGATGAAAACACTCTTCGATTGGAAACTTCTAGCATAGAAGAGAAACTTCCCCAGTGGTGTAAACGAGTCAGTGATGATGCTCCGAGTTGTGAAAATACGAAGGCAGGGGAAAGCTACACCCATGGATATGACATTCCAGTCAGCCACAATGGACCTGATTCCACTTCTACTGAGAGATCTTGCACGCCTCCGGTGCCATGGGAGTTTTTACAACAAAGGAGCTCAAAGGAACAACAATCCACAACATTGTTGCATCCAAGCAATGGACCCCAAGTTGATGTATCGGGTGTACCAACACTTGCTCCTTTGCCATATTATTTTTCAAGTATGATGAATCAAGTTACGATGCCATCATCAGCACAAATGTATCAACAGAACCTTCGTGATATGCCAAAGCATACTACTTCTTCTTTGTTGCCTCAGTACAATCATCATTGCCCTCCCCGTTTACCTGTGATGACATCATTCCCCTACTACCCAGTTAGTATATGTCTACAACCTGGTCAAATTCCTGCAACCCATGTCTGGCCATCAGGTGGAAGTTCATCTTCCACTGAAGTGAAAGCAGGTCGAGTTGAAAAAAGAGAGGCAGCACTGATCAAGTTTAGGCAGAAGAGGAAAGATCGATGCTTTGACAAGAAGATTAGGTATGTCAACCGAAAACGACTTGCTGAAAAAAGACCTCGTGTGCGGGGACAGTTTGTGAGGCAGGTCAGTGGTGTAGAGTTGGATCTTAGTGTCCAAcctgttgttgttgatgattcTGATGAGGATGGAGAGGATGATGAAAATGAGGACGAACTTGCATCTAGGGATTATTGTCGTGAAGACGATGCTTAGAGATATTAACGTTGACGCTTATCAAAAGATTCGTAGTGCTGCATTTTGATTGTTGTTGCAGTAAAGTTTTCATGGTCAGCTTATAGATATGCTAATTTCTGGCAGTCACTTGCAATGTACACTTTAATTATCTTCTATGAAAATAGAGAGAAGTAATTTGGTGACACTAGAATGAGGTGCACAAATCTTTTTGTCAGGTATGTCTTCTAGTTTCTTTAATCATATTGAACATGCTACATCTCTATACACTATGACATCTTTATCTGGATAGATCCCAATAATGTTTTGTTCCTAACTATTGGATATTTTCTTCCAAGGTAACAAAATTATTTTAGCATCTAACAGTCAGGAATGGTGATGGAATTGAAATCATGGACCACTATATTGTAatcatgtttatttgaaatggCGAATTAGAGTCAATCCACATGCTATACAATCAAGTAATAAAATTCTGATCCAGAGATCTTTCTATAGTGGGATTCCCTATCTAATGTAGGATATTACTTGCCCTATCAGTTTCAACTACTAAAATTTCTAACAGCATCGTATCATAGGTGTCCAAAGGGACTGTGATGGATGGACTAAATGGTCCATCCGGTGAAGTTCATGGTTTCTAGTTGTCAATTTGAGCTATTCTAGTGTTACTGGCTTACTGCCTTGTAAATATGCACATGAACTACTTGCTACAGAAGCTAAATGTATTCAATACAGTAGAGTAAtctaatcattttttttgtttggtttctaCAAACAAACTTAATGACTGGTGATACAATTTGGTAGTCTCATGACTTTCATgttgatatttttgttttgttttgtttgttttttttttagttgggggGCAGGGTGGATATAGGGATTCTGTGccaagaatgaaaattttatgttGGACGAAGTCAATCATGAGGTTACAGGTTGTGTTGATGGTGATTTTGTAGTATATGATGATGAATAAACACTGCCTCTTAAAAGTTATCATTTTCTTGTTTCTGGTATaagtataaataaataaggggaaAGGTTGAGCATGCCGCTCGTGTGCCTCATGCTAGTGGGCATTgtgcctctctctctttccaccTTTGAGATGACCCCCTACCCCCCATGTATGATGCGTTGTCCCGCACTGTAATTGGTGCTGCCCGCTAGcgtgcctatccctctcccataaaataaatagatagaTTTGCACCTttaaaacaacaataatagacAATCCTGCCATCACTGTTTCCTTACTATCCTGATATATGTTAGCAAATCCCTCCCAACACTTTGGATGAGGAAAACTGATCAATCTTATTGTGAAAAACTTTTGAGGATTGAAATTCTCATTAATTTTCCATATACTAGGGAATGATACTTAAAAAATACTGAACGTATAAGCATGTACCAGCACATTGGAAGGGATACCTGTGTCTGCATTTCATCTTGGACTTAAAGAATTGAAtattcatttttccttcttgtatCAGTGTCTTTATTCTTAATCTTGGCAATTTAGGCATACTACTATTTTTTGCTCAAACCAGGGCCACAATATGTGAATTGGATAGGGATTGAAGATTCTCATTCTGCCAAGTGCATATTTGGCTTTGCTTCTTGGCCTTCTACTTTTGAGCTTCTTGAACCCAACTTCTAGTGATTATGGGAGGTTTAAAAGGATGGGCCCTATAGGAACATTTCATTTGCAATCTTTGCTGCTAGATGATGTAGAAGCCCAGAAGCCGGTGGTGGGGGCACTTCTTGGGCTTCTTGAGCTTATGGTGGTAAAGATTCAAGACAAACTGCTTTTTTTCTTGGACTTTCACTTTTTAATCCTCATAATTAATAGAAGCTGGTTTCTAGAAACCTAGAAGCATAAGCCCCAGAAGCTTTAGCCAAGCATGCACTATGAATCGTTTTCAAGAGAGGTTGTGTGTTGTTTCTATTCCCCTTTGTTTTTTTCACGCTCTCACTTCCCACTGTCCGCTCAACTTCACTCTCATTCCATTTGTCAAAAATATTCAAGCTGAGATCCCATATAATactttctagtttttttttttaacccttatCCATGAACACCAAAGTCTGATTATATCCTTTACATTAACTGAAAACTAAAGGGACCTCAACCCATTGAGGCATGTGAATTGCTGAACCACCTAAACCTCCTTATTCTTCACATCAATTCCAAACAAAGTTTAGGCTGACCAAAGATCACATGGAAAACCATACAATGTTGGTTTTGCAGAAAGGGGTCACTGTACTAAAGATTGAAGTTGAATACCACCTTATATAAGATTTGTCTTCTGTAAGCTGATTGCATGAattgttttttcattctttgtCTCTTTCTAACAATCTGCTCTGCTGTTAATCTCAGACCATATCTTATGGAGTTGCAACCTCTTAATACCTTACTACATTTCAAGCCTAACATAATCTGAGACCATACCATAACCAGGCTGAAGAATGAAGTTAAAGCTTCCAATTAACAATGTGGGAAATGATGCCCTTAAGGTCTTGGAGATATTACTGGATTTATTATTTACATGGTACATACTCCAGTTTGTATGCTTCTAGCCACAGGTTTTCCAATCTTTCCTAATTTTCTGAATTGGTAAGTATCTACACAGAAAGTAGGGATGTCATGACATAGGATGGTACATCGCTGTTTTCATTCTGTAAGAAGgctttaaaaaaataaggagaCTAGGTGAGTCAGCTTGGGCTGAAAGTGGTTAACATTGGACAAATGCTATTTCAGAAGAACTGTCATGTAGCATTAGTACGAAGGTTGTCAAAACTGACCAGGGAATCCAGGTACTTCCTAGTTTGGAAGGAGAACAATCAGTGAACAGGTCTGAGGTGACAGGAATGCTCGTGTATTTCTTAGGACATCATAGCCTTTATGCTTATGATGGAGTTAGATGTATTGTGTTTGTTATGCATGTCAATTTTTCTCTTTGGCTTTTTTCAAATGGTAGTGCGCAGCTGATAATATAGTTTCAGTCAATCAAgctgtacctttttttttatggtagcTCTGGAGCATATTCTTCTACATTGAAAGACGTTTCCTTCTTTCGACATTCCTGTCCCCTGTTTTCACTGCAAAAGCATTATTCGCTGTTGATGATTGATGATACCATCTGCAAAAGCTGAATTGGTGGTGAGAACTAAGCTTAGGTGCTAATTCAAGGATCATTCTTTAACCAGGGTTAAGAGCATATAGCTCTATTGctgccatagttgtcaaggcgacaaAAAGCCTTGGAGAGGTGCCTAGGCGACAAGGCAGCCGTCTAGGCATGCTATATATGAGTAAATGTAATATATCAATGTTAAttgtatataattatgcttatatgcaacatatAAG
It encodes the following:
- the LOC122086466 gene encoding two-component response regulator-like APRR1 is translated as MEGREGSPHSKEGNVGGGSNNKIPFLDRSKVRILLCDNDAKSSDEVFSLLCKCSYQVTSVRTARQVIDALNAEGPDIDIILTEVDLPIAKGFKLLKYIMRDKGLRRIPIIMMSAQDEVSVVVKCLRLGAADYLVRPLRTNELLNLWTHMWRRRHMLGLAEKNILNYDFDLVGSDPSDANTNSTPMFSDDTDDKSRRIALPEMSVSNHQEDECNMDTGVEPPLNNSLECHPDVPLISDRRTGQIASYPQKSELKVGESSAFFTYVKSSIRANNSQRVSCVDENTLRLETSSIEEKLPQWCKRVSDDAPSCENTKAGESYTHGYDIPVSHNGPDSTSTERSCTPPVPWEFLQQRSSKEQQSTTLLHPSNGPQVDVSGVPTLAPLPYYFSSMMNQVTMPSSAQMYQQNLRDMPKHTTSSLLPQYNHHCPPRLPVMTSFPYYPVSICLQPGQIPATHVWPSGGSSSSTEVKAGRVEKREAALIKFRQKRKDRCFDKKIRYVNRKRLAEKRPRVRGQFVRQVSGVELDLSVQPVVVDDSDEDGEDDENEDELASRDYCREDDA